The DNA sequence CAATATCGTTTGAACATGAGAATCAATCGTGAGATAAACCGAATTGCCCGGAATCTGTTTCTTTTCTTTCATATCCGTTGTGCGATATTTTTCTCCTGTTGCGTATCGGATAAATTCATACCAACCATCTTCTCCGGACAGATCGTCGTCAAAAACGTATTCAATTCCACACTTCGCTTCCTCTTCCTTATACAATCCGATTACCGCTCCTGCCAATTCTTCTTTAGGATAAATTCGTTTGGATTTCTGTTTAAATTCTTGAAGCCCGTTAACTTTATTTTTTGCTAAGGTGGATTTAATCGAATTTTTCTGTAAAACATCAACATCTCTTATCAATTCAAAACCATTAGGATAATCATGCGAAAATTTTTTTAATCTATTGTAAATCACGTTGAAATCGGCTGAAGTAGATTCACTTATTGCGCTCGCAATCCACCTATATATTTGAAGACTATCTTCTGCCGAGAGAGAATCAGCCTGTGCACAATCCATTATGGAAGGGCAAAACTGAAGGGTAAATGTTTTTTCATTCCCGGCAAGAGGAATTCCGTTTCTATCATAAATAATTCCTCTATCAGCCGGAATGATCTGCCGATTTGGTTTATAGCGATAATAACGATCACAAAAACCGTATATGTCTCTGATTTGAACCGCATACAACCGCCAAATAATTGCAGAAAAAACAATTAGAACAAAAAATATCACAACATATATTCTTCCCTTACTTATATTCATAATTAACTATTGGAATAAAATTCTCGATTAATGATTTTCGGATGCCATAACATTTGGTGATAAAAAATTGCGGAATGAATATTTATTTATTTTATCTTCAGTTTCATTTTGAATAACACAAATAATATCCCTTGAACTTGGAAAAATCATGCCTAATTCCGTTCTTGCCAGAAACACAATTCTTTTATCCATAGAGAGCTTACTAATATCATTTTTCAGATCATTCAAAGCTTCGCGTGTATTCCAGATCTCGCTTTTCAGCTGCTCTATCTGACACTGTTTTGAAAGATAGACAAATTTTGTTAAATTACTGCTTAATATAAAAAGAAATACCGATACAATTATGATCCAAATTTTACCATTCATTTTTAGCACCTTTCTGCTGCCCTTAGCTTTGCACTTCTCGCTTGTGGATTAGTCTTTACTTCCTCGTTTGCAGGTGTGATCGGTTTTTTTGTAATTATTTCCAGCCGTTTTTCTTTATCACAAACACACTTGGGAAAGTTAGGTGGACAAATGCACTCTTTTTCCTCATACTTGAAAAAATTTTTCACAATCCTATCTTCAAGCGAATGATAAGAGATTACTACTATTCGTCCATTTTCGTTTAACACATCTACAGAATCTTTGAGTGCCTTTTCGAGTACTTCTAGTTCTTTATTCACCTCAATACGAAATGCCTGAAACACACGTGCAAGAGTCTTCTTATTTGGATATGGAATTGCATTCTCAATAATTTTTTTTAGTTCAAATGTTGTAACAATCTTCTTTTTTTCTCGAGATCGAACAATATTATTCGCGATTCTCCTTCGATATTTTTCTTCTCCAAATTCATAAATTATTCGCACAATATCTTCAAGATCATAATAATTTACGATTTGAAATGCGGATAGTTTTGCATTTTTGTCCATCCGCATATCGAGTTTTTCATCTATTTGAAAGCTAAAACCTCTGTCCTTTGCGGTAATTTGGTGAGAAGAAACCCCAAGATCGAAAAGAATTCCGTCAATTTTTCTAATCCGATTCAGGGCAAGAGCAGAAGTTAAATATGAAAAATTTTTATTTACGAAAATTATCTTATCTTCCCATTTCCTACATCTGTTTTGAGCGAATTCTATCGCTTCCGAATC is a window from the Candidatus Cloacimonadota bacterium genome containing:
- the rsmH gene encoding 16S rRNA (cytosine(1402)-N(4))-methyltransferase RsmH, with the protein product MENYHIPVLRQKAVDLLNIKKGGIYVDATTGGGGHLASICDAVDDIRVIALDKDSEAIEFAQNRCRKWEDKIIFVNKNFSYLTSALALNRIRKIDGILFDLGVSSHQITAKDRGFSFQIDEKLDMRMDKNAKLSAFQIVNYYDLEDIVRIIYEFGEEKYRRRIANNIVRSREKKKIVTTFELKKIIENAIPYPNKKTLARVFQAFRIEVNKELEVLEKALKDSVDVLNENGRIVVISYHSLEDRIVKNFFKYEEKECICPPNFPKCVCDKEKRLEIITKKPITPANEEVKTNPQARSAKLRAAERC